A single window of Carassius auratus strain Wakin chromosome 9, ASM336829v1, whole genome shotgun sequence DNA harbors:
- the LOC113109064 gene encoding gastrula zinc finger protein XlCGF8.2DB → MSHSSKPRSHPCGLCDKSFAQISMLTRHQQLHTSRLVLHKRSHAAEKPHTCRLCSKTFISSAHLALHLRSHSGERKYKCSVCSKMFMQSSQLMRHKTIHTGEKPFKCPDCNKCFGRASHLKTHRRLHTGEKPFKCTQCERAFTQKAGLIIHLRLHTGERPFKCEKCGKAFRTSAHLLNHQALELGEGRYTCATCNKGFRSVSMLKQHEKSHQGSGMLCCSVCSGAFAHSSYLQLKLHLQNGEQLFHCKVCNKIFVKMSTFEKHCRKHQTEMDGCEDREVKEEDDPPFELHTAVSPTPSTSEVNTRSKTRAKIKSTAESS, encoded by the coding sequence ATGTCTCACTCTTCCAAGCCTCGATCCCATCCTTGTGGCCTTTGCGACAAATCTTTTGCCCAGATATCCATGCTGACCAGACACCAGCAGCTGCACACCTCTCGCCTGGTTCTACATAAACGCTCCCATGCTGCGGAGAAGCCTCATACCTGCCGGCTTTGCTCCAAGACCTTCATCTCGTCGGCTCACCTTGCCTTGCACCTGCGCTCGCACAGCGGAGAGAGGAAGTACAAATGCAGTGTATGTTCCAAAATGTTCATGCAATCGTCCCAGCTTATGCGCCACAAGACCATCCACACTGGCGAGAAACCCTTCAAATGCCCAGATTGCAATAAGTGCTTCGGCCGTGCCTCACACCTGAAAACCCACCGTAGGCTCCACACTGGTGAAAAACCCTTCAAATGCACAcagtgtgaaagggcttttacgcAAAAGGCCGGACTTATTATACACTTGCGCTTGCACACAGGTGAGCGCCCTTTTAAGTGTGAGAAATGTGGCAAGGCCTTCCGCACGTCAGCCCACCTGCTTAACCATCAGGCTCTGGAGCTGGGAGAGGGAAGATACACCTGTGCCACGTGCAACAAGGGCTTCAGGTCTGTGTCCATGCTAAAACAACACGAGAAAAGCCACCAGGGCAGCGGGATGCTGTGTTGTAGCGTGTGCTCGGGGGCCTTCGCTCATTCCTCCTATCTGCAGCTCAAACTGCACTTGCAAAACGGAGAGCAGCTTTTCCATTGCAAGGTGTGCAACAAAATCTTTGTGAAGATGTCCACTTTTGAGAAACACTGCAGAAAACATCAGACAGAGATGGACGGATGTGAGGACAGGGAAGTAAAAGAGGAAGACGATCCCCCATTTGAGCTGCATACTGCTGTGTCCCCAACGCCTTCGACGTCAGAAGTCAACACACGCTCCAAAACAAGAGCCAAAATTAAGAGTACAGCCGAAAGCTCTTAA